A single region of the Rhinoraja longicauda isolate Sanriku21f chromosome 12, sRhiLon1.1, whole genome shotgun sequence genome encodes:
- the LOC144598708 gene encoding uncharacterized protein LOC144598708 isoform X2 translates to MKNSSPLIEKLQATLLFSPTALMPGVGPKSPLRSSFSPFASPASTPESPGTASLSSESDGSLSLDQPKEAEPLQSLHKTRARPSLKRRPPSRRFRRSVTDEVDGPEPPDNAAQTADTKPSASAEDASDEAFADEVQISNGESCSSAEGEAGTSLRSSAEGEVGPSHPSPEGHVHSSPQSAKGVASHSPRSPTQGDVHSSPQSAERENLSSPLSSAKGEVSPSAQLAEGEALSSPQSVEGEALSSPQSSEGDVHTSPGSSIDLSPEEPARKMPRDPVAPQSQEPEVRSVPNKLEENGTAPKAIVESIDKDTETSNSFAHNPAASETVSAVSHQEPNVEEAKAMDTELQVDNAEGESSGTVD, encoded by the exons ATGAAAAACTCCTCTCCTCTCATTGAGAAGCTCCAG GCCACCTTGCTTTTCTCCCCGACTGCCCTGATGCCTGGGGTCGGTCCAAAGAGCCCGCTGAGGTCGTCCTTCTCACCGTTTGCCAGTCCTGCCTCCACTCCTGAAAGCCCTGGAACAGCATCGCTGTCCAGTGAGTCAGATGGGAGTCTGTCCTTGGACCAACCAAAGGAAGCTGAACCTTTGCAAAGCCTGCACAAG ACTCGAGCTCGGCCTTCTCTGAAGCGCCGACCGCCAAGCAGACGATTCAGGAGGTCGGTGACTGACGAAGTGGACGGCCCGGAGCCACCGGACAACGCAGCCCAGACGGCAGACACCAAACCCAGTGCGTCAGCAGAGGACGCCAGCGATGAGGCATTCGCTGATGAAGTTCAAATCAGTAATGGGGAGTCTTGCTCCTCGGCCGAGGGAGAGGCAGGCACTTCACTTCGCTCCTCGGCCGAGGGAGAGGTGGGCCCTTCCCACCCCTCGCCTGAGGGTCATGTCCATTCTTCACCTCAATCGGCCAAGGGGGTGGCAAGTCATTCACCTCGCTCCCCCACCCAGGGGGATGTCCACTCTTCACCTCAATCGGCTGAAAGGGAGAATCTCTCTTCACCTCTCTCCTCGGCCAAGGGGGAGGTAAGCCCTTCAGCTCAATTGGCCGAGGGGGAGGCTCTCTCTTCACCTCAATCTGTCGAGGGGGAGGCTCTCTCTTCACCTCAATCCTCCGAGGGGGATGTCCACACTTCACCTGGTTCCTCAATCGACCTTTCACCCGAGGAACCAGCACGGAAGATGCCCCGTGACCCTGTGGCTCCTCAAAGCCAGGAGCCTGAAGTACGTTCTGTCCCTAACAAACTCGAGGAAAATGGTACCGCTCCAAAAGCGATTGTAGAATCTATAGACAAAGACACTGAGACCTCCAACAGTTTTGCTCATAACCCAGCGGCAAGTGAGACGGTTTCTGCTGTGTCTCATCAAGAGCCGAACGTTGAGGAAGCAAAGGCGATGGACACGGAGCTGCAAGTGGACAATGCAGAG GGGGAGTCTTCTGGAACAGTTGACTAA
- the tagln3b gene encoding transgelin-3b isoform X2: MTFLFVPCKAFEMANRGPSYGLTREVEQKIEQKYDPNLEDRLVDWIIAQCGGNINRPDPGKTHFQKWLLSGVLLCRLMNGLYPKGQEPIKKIQESKMAFKQMELISQFLQAAEDYGVSKMDIFQTVDLWEGKDLAAVQRTLMALGSVAVTKDDGYYQGDPNWFHKKAQGTRREFSAEQLRKGQSVIGLQMGSNKGASQSGMTGYGMHRQIM; encoded by the exons atgacattcttgttTGTGCCATGCAAAG CTTTCGAGATGGCCAATAGAGGACCCAGCTACGGTCTGACTAGAGAGGTTGAGCAAAAAATTGAGCAGAAATATGATCCAAACTTGGAAGACCGTTTAGTGGATTGGATCATTGCACAATGTGGTGGGAATATAAATCGTCCGGATCCTGGAAAAACCCACTTCCAGAAGTGGCTGCTTAGCGGTGTG TTGTTGTGTAGGCTTATGAATGGACTTTATCCAAAAGGCCAGGAGCCAATTAAAAAAATCCAGGAATCCAAGATGGCCTTCAAACAGATGGAGCTAATTTCCCAGTTCCTGCAAGCTGCTGAAGACTACGGTGTTTCAAAAATGGATATATTCCAGACTGTCGACTTGTGGGAAG GAAAGGATTTGGCTGCAGTGCAAAGAACTCTAATGGCCTTGGGTAGTGTCGCAGTTACCAAAGATGATGGGTATTATCAAGGAGATCCCAACTGGTTCCATAA GAAAGCCCAGGGCACCAGGCGCGAGTTTTCAGCAGAACAGCTTCGAAAGGGGCAAAGTGTCATTGGTCTTCAGATGGGGAGTAACAAGGGTGCCTCTCAGTC
- the tagln3b gene encoding transgelin-3b isoform X3 encodes MANRGPSYGLTREVEQKIEQKYDPNLEDRLVDWIIAQCGGNINRPDPGKTHFQKWLLSGVLLCRLMNGLYPKGQEPIKKIQESKMAFKQMELISQFLQAAEDYGVSKMDIFQTVDLWEGKDLAAVQRTLMALGSVAVTKDDGYYQGDPNWFHKKAQGTRREFSAEQLRKGQSVIGLQMGSNKGASQSGMTGYGMHRQIM; translated from the exons ATGGCCAATAGAGGACCCAGCTACGGTCTGACTAGAGAGGTTGAGCAAAAAATTGAGCAGAAATATGATCCAAACTTGGAAGACCGTTTAGTGGATTGGATCATTGCACAATGTGGTGGGAATATAAATCGTCCGGATCCTGGAAAAACCCACTTCCAGAAGTGGCTGCTTAGCGGTGTG TTGTTGTGTAGGCTTATGAATGGACTTTATCCAAAAGGCCAGGAGCCAATTAAAAAAATCCAGGAATCCAAGATGGCCTTCAAACAGATGGAGCTAATTTCCCAGTTCCTGCAAGCTGCTGAAGACTACGGTGTTTCAAAAATGGATATATTCCAGACTGTCGACTTGTGGGAAG GAAAGGATTTGGCTGCAGTGCAAAGAACTCTAATGGCCTTGGGTAGTGTCGCAGTTACCAAAGATGATGGGTATTATCAAGGAGATCCCAACTGGTTCCATAA GAAAGCCCAGGGCACCAGGCGCGAGTTTTCAGCAGAACAGCTTCGAAAGGGGCAAAGTGTCATTGGTCTTCAGATGGGGAGTAACAAGGGTGCCTCTCAGTC
- the LOC144598708 gene encoding uncharacterized protein LOC144598708 isoform X1, whose protein sequence is MAEKPTSVAALASKFNHKTSNTLEKDEKLPRGSIRKKPPCSLPLHGIKNNLKTETDHNGEQKPPINDTSRKPKMKNSSPLIEKLQATLLFSPTALMPGVGPKSPLRSSFSPFASPASTPESPGTASLSSESDGSLSLDQPKEAEPLQSLHKTRARPSLKRRPPSRRFRRSVTDEVDGPEPPDNAAQTADTKPSASAEDASDEAFADEVQISNGESCSSAEGEAGTSLRSSAEGEVGPSHPSPEGHVHSSPQSAKGVASHSPRSPTQGDVHSSPQSAERENLSSPLSSAKGEVSPSAQLAEGEALSSPQSVEGEALSSPQSSEGDVHTSPGSSIDLSPEEPARKMPRDPVAPQSQEPEVRSVPNKLEENGTAPKAIVESIDKDTETSNSFAHNPAASETVSAVSHQEPNVEEAKAMDTELQVDNAEGESSGTVD, encoded by the exons ATGGCAGAAAAGCCCACGTCAGTTGCTGCATTAGCTTCAAAATTCAACCACAAGACCAGCAACACCTTGGAAAAGGATGAG AAACTCCCCAGAGGATCAATTCGGAAAAAACCTCCTTGCTCGCTTCCCCTACATGGTATTAAGAATAATTTGAAAACTGAAACAGACCATAATGGAGAGCAG AAGCCACCAATTAACGATACCTCTCGTAAGCCGAAAATGAAAAACTCCTCTCCTCTCATTGAGAAGCTCCAG GCCACCTTGCTTTTCTCCCCGACTGCCCTGATGCCTGGGGTCGGTCCAAAGAGCCCGCTGAGGTCGTCCTTCTCACCGTTTGCCAGTCCTGCCTCCACTCCTGAAAGCCCTGGAACAGCATCGCTGTCCAGTGAGTCAGATGGGAGTCTGTCCTTGGACCAACCAAAGGAAGCTGAACCTTTGCAAAGCCTGCACAAG ACTCGAGCTCGGCCTTCTCTGAAGCGCCGACCGCCAAGCAGACGATTCAGGAGGTCGGTGACTGACGAAGTGGACGGCCCGGAGCCACCGGACAACGCAGCCCAGACGGCAGACACCAAACCCAGTGCGTCAGCAGAGGACGCCAGCGATGAGGCATTCGCTGATGAAGTTCAAATCAGTAATGGGGAGTCTTGCTCCTCGGCCGAGGGAGAGGCAGGCACTTCACTTCGCTCCTCGGCCGAGGGAGAGGTGGGCCCTTCCCACCCCTCGCCTGAGGGTCATGTCCATTCTTCACCTCAATCGGCCAAGGGGGTGGCAAGTCATTCACCTCGCTCCCCCACCCAGGGGGATGTCCACTCTTCACCTCAATCGGCTGAAAGGGAGAATCTCTCTTCACCTCTCTCCTCGGCCAAGGGGGAGGTAAGCCCTTCAGCTCAATTGGCCGAGGGGGAGGCTCTCTCTTCACCTCAATCTGTCGAGGGGGAGGCTCTCTCTTCACCTCAATCCTCCGAGGGGGATGTCCACACTTCACCTGGTTCCTCAATCGACCTTTCACCCGAGGAACCAGCACGGAAGATGCCCCGTGACCCTGTGGCTCCTCAAAGCCAGGAGCCTGAAGTACGTTCTGTCCCTAACAAACTCGAGGAAAATGGTACCGCTCCAAAAGCGATTGTAGAATCTATAGACAAAGACACTGAGACCTCCAACAGTTTTGCTCATAACCCAGCGGCAAGTGAGACGGTTTCTGCTGTGTCTCATCAAGAGCCGAACGTTGAGGAAGCAAAGGCGATGGACACGGAGCTGCAAGTGGACAATGCAGAG GGGGAGTCTTCTGGAACAGTTGACTAA
- the tagln3b gene encoding transgelin-3b isoform X1: protein MEYSILDIFGLNQHLQFLPTLSILETAFEMANRGPSYGLTREVEQKIEQKYDPNLEDRLVDWIIAQCGGNINRPDPGKTHFQKWLLSGVLLCRLMNGLYPKGQEPIKKIQESKMAFKQMELISQFLQAAEDYGVSKMDIFQTVDLWEGKDLAAVQRTLMALGSVAVTKDDGYYQGDPNWFHKKAQGTRREFSAEQLRKGQSVIGLQMGSNKGASQSGMTGYGMHRQIM from the exons ATGGAATATTCCATACtggatatcttcggtttaaaccagcatctgcagttccttcctacactttctaTACTGGAGACGG CTTTCGAGATGGCCAATAGAGGACCCAGCTACGGTCTGACTAGAGAGGTTGAGCAAAAAATTGAGCAGAAATATGATCCAAACTTGGAAGACCGTTTAGTGGATTGGATCATTGCACAATGTGGTGGGAATATAAATCGTCCGGATCCTGGAAAAACCCACTTCCAGAAGTGGCTGCTTAGCGGTGTG TTGTTGTGTAGGCTTATGAATGGACTTTATCCAAAAGGCCAGGAGCCAATTAAAAAAATCCAGGAATCCAAGATGGCCTTCAAACAGATGGAGCTAATTTCCCAGTTCCTGCAAGCTGCTGAAGACTACGGTGTTTCAAAAATGGATATATTCCAGACTGTCGACTTGTGGGAAG GAAAGGATTTGGCTGCAGTGCAAAGAACTCTAATGGCCTTGGGTAGTGTCGCAGTTACCAAAGATGATGGGTATTATCAAGGAGATCCCAACTGGTTCCATAA GAAAGCCCAGGGCACCAGGCGCGAGTTTTCAGCAGAACAGCTTCGAAAGGGGCAAAGTGTCATTGGTCTTCAGATGGGGAGTAACAAGGGTGCCTCTCAGTC